In the Acropora muricata isolate sample 2 chromosome 1, ASM3666990v1, whole genome shotgun sequence genome, one interval contains:
- the LOC136924425 gene encoding uncharacterized protein, producing the protein MRSLEMHEPALLMESPNRDNLCYTVRAVTPDPAKTFQIMVKDLREQKGNYERTIIYCQAIKVTTFLYGFFLSELGDEVYADDSCDLKKMTVEMFHSRIDELNQEHILKSMVVADWSVRVLLATIAYGMGINCKDVKDVLHYGPSYSLETYLQENGRAGRDVSATCKAVMLYSSLMIKYCGDEIKTDVRDSSKCRRKMLLESVDVDITNLPSFETPHQYNCQRNCKCQGDSCDFLFFPSPVSEMQEASVEHYL; encoded by the coding sequence ATGCGATCTCTGGAAATGCATGAGCCAGCATTGTTAATGGAGAGCCCAAACAGAGATAACCTTTGTTATACAGTTAGAGCTGTTACCCCAGATCCAGCAAAAACTTTTCAAATCATGGTCAAAGATTTAAGAGAACAGAAAGGAAATTATGAGCGAACCATTATATATTGTCAAGCCATCAAAGTTACCACCTTTCTGTATGGATTTTTCCTATCAGAACTTGGGGATGAGGTGTATGCAGATGATTCATGTGACCTTAAAAAGATGACCGTGGAAATGTTTCACAGCAGGATTGATGAGCTCAACCAAGAGCACATTCTTAAATCAATGGTTGTAGCAGATTGGTCAGTTCGTGTACTGTTAGCAACCATTGCGTATGGTATGGGCATTAACTGTAAGGATGTTAAGGATGTTTTACATTATGGGCCTTCTTACAGCTTGGAGACTTACTTACAGGAGAATGGAAGAGCTGGGAGAGATGTGTCAGCAACATGTAAGGCAGTTATGCTATATTCCAGTCTGATGATTAAGTATTGTGGAGACGAAATTAAAACCGATGTTAGGGATTCATCAAAATGCAGGAGGAAAATGCTGCTGGAAAGCGTTGATGTTGACATTACCAACTTGCCATCATTTGAAACCCCTCATCAGTACAATTGTCAAAGAAACTGCAAATGTCAGGGGGATTCctgtgattttcttttcttcccttCACCTGTCTCAGAGATGCAAGAGGCCTCAGTTGAACACTATCTTTAG